One part of the Chryseobacterium mulctrae genome encodes these proteins:
- the atpG gene encoding ATP synthase F1 subunit gamma, with the protein MANLKEIRGRITSISSTMQITRAMKMVSAAKLKKAQDAIVMLRPYSEKLQEIIQNVNSSSDPDQVSVYAQKREVKKVLFIAVTSNRGLAGAFNSSVVKELNHQFQNNAQYEIEILTIGKKVYDAVRKNRSVFSNESAIFDNLTFDKVANITESVMTSFIEGKFDEVYVVYNKFINAATQEVITEQVLPISMVETEKEEGQTETDYIFEPNRNEILDNLIPKSIKTQVFKAVLDSVASEHGARMTAMHKATDNAEALRNDLKIFYNKARQAAITNEILEIVSGAEALKNS; encoded by the coding sequence ATGGCAAACTTAAAAGAAATACGAGGAAGAATCACTTCAATTTCATCTACGATGCAAATTACACGTGCTATGAAAATGGTTTCGGCAGCGAAACTAAAAAAAGCACAAGATGCCATCGTAATGTTGAGACCTTATTCTGAAAAACTTCAGGAGATCATTCAGAATGTAAATTCTAGTTCAGATCCTGATCAGGTTTCTGTTTACGCTCAGAAAAGAGAAGTAAAAAAAGTACTATTTATTGCTGTAACTTCAAACAGAGGTTTGGCAGGTGCTTTCAACTCATCTGTTGTAAAAGAATTAAACCACCAGTTTCAGAACAATGCTCAGTACGAAATTGAAATTCTTACTATTGGTAAAAAAGTTTATGATGCTGTAAGAAAAAACCGTTCGGTGTTTTCAAATGAAAGTGCAATTTTTGATAATCTTACTTTCGATAAAGTAGCAAACATTACAGAAAGTGTAATGACAAGTTTTATTGAAGGTAAATTTGATGAAGTTTATGTTGTTTACAATAAATTTATCAACGCTGCAACTCAAGAAGTGATCACAGAGCAAGTTCTTCCGATCTCAATGGTTGAAACTGAGAAAGAAGAAGGACAAACAGAAACTGATTATATCTTTGAACCTAATAGAAATGAGATTTTGGATAATTTGATTCCTAAATCTATTAAAACTCAGGTTTTCAAAGCTGTTTTAGATTCTGTAGCTTCAGAACACGGTGCGAGAATGACGGCAATGCACAAAGCAACAGATAATGCTGAAGCCCTTAGAAATGATCTTAAGATTTTCTATAACAAAGCAAGACAGGCTGCAATTACCAACGAGATCCTAGAAATTGTTTCAGGAGCAGAAGCTTTGAAAAACTCGTAA
- a CDS encoding hemolysin family protein yields the protein MDSDIVRLLLALFLVLLNGFFVAAEFSIVKVRYSQIQLKAADGDSMAKQAEHIIKHLDEYLSATQLGITLASLALGWVGESAMHHVIDNVFHSLNINLAESTVTTVSLVLSFLIITVMHIVFGELIPKSIAIRKAEATTMATAVPLRVFYTVFKPFIWLMNLMSNGVLRLIKIHPASEQEIHSTEELQLLVKQSADSGEIEEENYEIIKNAFDFTDHSAKQIMVPRQNITSIDFSDDLNDIINKIMESGYSRIPVYENSIDNIIGVFYTKEIIREFVKRKGELSHDDLRELMRESFFVVGSKKISDLLKIFQQKKQHLAIVIDEFGGTEGIITLEDILEELVGEIQDEEDDEEKLVDKIAENTYWVKATQPLDEINESLPKKLTVSEESEYNTLAGFILHALEDIPEENQEFDLENYHFKILKMNNKSVEMVELVYIEPNIVDDILDKLDV from the coding sequence ATGGATTCTGACATAGTCAGGCTTTTGCTAGCCTTGTTTCTTGTATTACTGAATGGCTTTTTCGTAGCCGCAGAATTTTCAATTGTTAAAGTTCGTTACTCTCAAATTCAGCTTAAAGCTGCCGATGGCGATTCTATGGCAAAACAGGCAGAGCATATTATCAAACATCTTGATGAGTATCTTTCTGCAACACAGCTTGGTATTACTTTAGCTTCTCTTGCTTTAGGTTGGGTGGGCGAAAGTGCGATGCACCACGTTATTGATAATGTATTTCATTCTTTAAATATAAATCTTGCTGAATCTACTGTTACAACAGTTTCTTTGGTTTTAAGCTTTCTGATTATTACAGTAATGCATATTGTTTTTGGTGAATTAATTCCAAAATCTATTGCGATAAGAAAGGCTGAAGCTACTACAATGGCAACTGCAGTTCCTTTGAGAGTTTTTTACACAGTTTTCAAACCATTTATCTGGTTGATGAACTTAATGTCTAACGGGGTTTTAAGATTAATCAAAATTCATCCGGCTTCCGAGCAGGAAATTCACTCTACTGAAGAACTTCAGCTTTTGGTAAAGCAGTCTGCCGATAGCGGAGAAATTGAGGAAGAAAACTACGAAATCATTAAAAATGCATTTGATTTTACCGATCACTCTGCAAAACAAATCATGGTTCCGAGACAAAATATTACTTCTATCGATTTTTCTGATGATTTAAATGATATTATCAATAAAATCATGGAAAGCGGATATTCCAGAATTCCGGTCTACGAAAATTCGATTGATAACATCATTGGTGTTTTTTATACAAAAGAAATCATCAGAGAATTCGTTAAAAGAAAAGGAGAGCTGAGTCACGATGATCTTCGAGAATTAATGCGTGAATCTTTCTTTGTGGTAGGAAGCAAGAAAATCTCAGACTTATTGAAGATTTTCCAGCAGAAAAAGCAGCATTTAGCTATTGTAATTGATGAATTTGGTGGAACTGAAGGAATTATTACCTTAGAAGATATTTTGGAAGAATTGGTGGGTGAAATTCAGGATGAAGAGGATGATGAAGAAAAATTGGTTGATAAAATTGCTGAAAATACCTATTGGGTAAAAGCTACTCAGCCATTGGATGAAATCAACGAATCTTTGCCTAAAAAATTGACTGTTTCTGAAGAAAGCGAGTACAATACATTAGCGGGATTTATTTTGCATGCTTTGGAAGATATTCCGGAAGAAAACCAGGAATTTGATTTGGAAAATTATCATTTCAAGATTTTGAAAATGAACAATAAGAGCGTCGAAATGGTTGAATTGGTGTATATTGAACCGAATATAGTAGACGATATTTTAGATAAATTAGACGTTTAA
- a CDS encoding ATP-dependent Clp protease adaptor ClpS, which yields MIFYNSIKDYEDPKRQYEEEVLVLDDTDEVYKLILHNDDIHTFDDVIEALIQICKHDPIQAEQCTMLVHFKGKCTVKTGSIDILKPMHEKLIARSLTSEIV from the coding sequence ATGATTTTTTATAACAGCATAAAAGATTATGAAGATCCAAAACGACAGTACGAAGAGGAAGTTCTGGTTTTGGATGATACAGATGAAGTGTACAAACTGATTCTGCATAACGACGATATTCATACTTTTGACGATGTAATTGAAGCGTTGATTCAGATTTGTAAACACGATCCGATACAGGCAGAGCAATGCACCATGTTGGTTCATTTTAAAGGTAAATGCACCGTAAAAACAGGCTCAATAGATATTTTGAAGCCGATGCACGAAAAATTAATTGCAAGAAGCTTAACAAGCGAAATCGTATAA
- the udk gene encoding uridine kinase, protein MLVIGIAGGTGSGKTTVVDKIIQQLDIEGMNILSQDNYYNDNHNLTLTEREALNYDHPKSIDFDLLIKHVKALKNNETIEQPLYSFVTHGRTGDHITVEPKNVLVVEGILVLTNKELLKEFDLKVFVHADSDERLIRRIKRDTQERGRDLNEVLHRYQTTLKPMHQEFIEPSKNEADLIIPNMRQNSVAIDFLTTVIKNSLRKH, encoded by the coding sequence ATGCTTGTAATAGGAATTGCCGGAGGTACAGGATCGGGCAAAACTACCGTTGTTGATAAGATTATTCAACAGCTTGATATTGAGGGAATGAATATTCTTTCTCAAGATAATTATTATAATGATAATCACAATCTTACACTTACAGAAAGAGAAGCTTTAAACTATGATCATCCGAAATCCATCGATTTTGATTTATTGATTAAACATGTAAAAGCTTTGAAAAATAACGAAACAATCGAGCAACCTCTTTATAGCTTTGTAACGCACGGAAGAACAGGGGATCATATAACCGTTGAGCCGAAAAATGTTTTGGTAGTTGAAGGAATTCTGGTTTTAACCAATAAGGAATTGCTTAAAGAATTTGATTTAAAAGTATTCGTTCACGCAGATTCAGACGAGAGACTGATCAGGAGGATCAAAAGAGATACACAGGAAAGGGGAAGAGATCTGAACGAGGTTTTACACCGTTATCAGACTACCTTGAAGCCAATGCATCAGGAATTTATCGAGCCTTCAAAAAACGAAGCCGATTTAATTATTCCAAACATGAGACAGAATTCTGTCGCAATTGATTTTTTAACGACCGTTATTAAAAATTCATTAAGAAAACACTAA
- a CDS encoding FtsB family cell division protein produces MAEKELIKDIKPKSEIFKFFQSYVLNKYILTIFLFLVWMIFFDQTSFLVIHELNGEINKYEEQLDYYKSEYEKNDKFYKKLMNNKSEKEKYARENYFMKKPNEEIFILVVDSANIAKK; encoded by the coding sequence ATGGCAGAAAAAGAACTTATTAAAGATATCAAACCAAAATCGGAAATTTTTAAATTTTTTCAGAGTTATGTTTTAAACAAATATATTCTGACGATTTTCCTGTTTCTGGTGTGGATGATTTTCTTTGATCAAACTTCTTTTTTGGTAATCCATGAGCTCAATGGCGAAATTAACAAGTACGAAGAACAGCTCGATTATTATAAATCAGAATACGAAAAGAATGATAAATTCTACAAAAAACTGATGAATAATAAGTCTGAAAAAGAAAAATACGCCAGAGAAAATTATTTTATGAAAAAGCCCAACGAAGAGATCTTCATTCTCGTTGTAGACAGCGCAAATATTGCTAAAAAATAA
- a CDS encoding methylmalonyl-CoA mutase family protein, translated as MSNSETFSSWENLVKKQLKTEDIYTILKKENLEGIDVKPFYNSVEKPMVNLPKVEESTHLVATYHESLEDDVFAFLLNENVENLVGKTVFVNNKDLAEHISPQDEDQYFSLIDVFDEQNAEINDQLVKELLAKDFKRNICVDISLHQNAGAAIYQQLGIALAKTKELIEIYGAEIINKLIFRIAVGGNYFFEMAKIRAFKLVFNQLSKEYDLNEIPYIFAETSLRNKSILDNENNLIRSTLELASAMIGGADAVYSTNYLVEKSTENSEEISFKQQIVLAYESIINVFEDASNGSYYIEDITNQIAEKSWKFFVEIEEKGGYLELLKQGIIQKNIYDHAVEEQKWVEEGKIKLIGVNLYPILELKKSIEELYHQNELNAVRWAEMFE; from the coding sequence ATGTCAAATTCAGAAACTTTCTCAAGCTGGGAAAATCTTGTTAAAAAACAACTTAAAACGGAAGATATTTACACGATCCTTAAAAAAGAAAATTTAGAAGGAATTGATGTGAAACCTTTTTATAATTCTGTGGAAAAACCAATGGTCAACCTTCCGAAAGTAGAAGAAAGCACCCATTTGGTAGCAACATACCACGAAAGTCTTGAAGATGATGTTTTTGCATTTTTATTGAATGAAAATGTAGAAAATCTTGTAGGAAAAACTGTTTTTGTTAACAATAAAGATTTGGCAGAGCACATCAGTCCGCAAGATGAAGACCAATATTTCTCTCTGATTGATGTTTTTGATGAGCAAAATGCAGAAATTAATGATCAGCTGGTAAAAGAGCTTTTGGCAAAAGATTTTAAAAGAAATATTTGTGTAGATATTTCCCTTCATCAAAATGCCGGAGCTGCAATTTATCAGCAATTGGGGATTGCTTTGGCAAAAACGAAAGAATTGATTGAAATTTACGGAGCAGAAATCATCAATAAGCTGATTTTCAGGATTGCTGTCGGAGGAAACTATTTCTTTGAAATGGCTAAAATCCGTGCTTTTAAATTGGTTTTTAATCAGTTATCTAAAGAATATGATTTAAACGAGATTCCATATATTTTTGCTGAAACCTCACTTAGAAATAAATCAATTTTAGATAACGAAAATAATCTTATTCGCTCGACTTTAGAATTGGCTTCTGCCATGATTGGTGGAGCAGATGCGGTTTACAGTACGAATTATCTTGTTGAAAAAAGCACAGAAAATTCAGAAGAAATTTCTTTTAAACAACAGATTGTTTTGGCTTACGAAAGTATCATCAATGTGTTTGAAGATGCATCCAACGGAAGTTATTACATAGAAGATATTACCAATCAAATCGCTGAGAAATCTTGGAAATTCTTTGTTGAAATAGAAGAAAAAGGAGGTTATTTGGAACTTTTAAAACAAGGAATTATCCAGAAAAACATCTACGATCATGCTGTTGAAGAACAAAAGTGGGTGGAAGAAGGTAAAATAAAACTGATTGGCGTTAATTTATACCCCATATTAGAGCTAAAAAAATCTATTGAGGAATTATATCATCAAAATGAATTAAACGCCGTTCGTTGGGCTGAAATGTTTGAGTAA
- a CDS encoding GxxExxY protein — protein MSVIYKEESYQIIGICMEIHNYLGHGFSEIVYKDALEIEFRKAGIFYEREKEYEVVYKEIVLPHKFYADFVINEKIILEIKGKNQIAETDLAQAINYLKVSDNKLAIIVNFGESKLNYKRIIL, from the coding sequence ATGAGTGTTATTTACAAAGAAGAATCATATCAAATTATAGGAATCTGTATGGAAATTCATAATTATTTGGGACATGGATTTTCAGAAATTGTATATAAAGATGCTTTGGAAATAGAATTTCGAAAAGCTGGAATCTTTTATGAAAGGGAAAAAGAATACGAAGTGGTATATAAAGAAATTGTACTTCCCCATAAATTTTATGCAGATTTTGTAATTAACGAGAAGATTATCCTGGAAATAAAAGGAAAAAATCAGATTGCAGAAACAGATCTCGCACAGGCAATTAATTATTTAAAAGTTTCTGATAATAAATTAGCAATTATTGTAAATTTTGGTGAATCAAAATTAAATTATAAAAGAATAATTTTATAA